Genomic window (Nitrospirota bacterium):
GATTGGAAAGTCCCTGCACAGAACCTGATAGATTTTCTGAACGGGAAGATATCTTCCAACCTGAATAAAAATTCCTACAAGATGGGCGCTGAACCTGTTCCCATGAATACGATTCTCCCGGGCTTCATCAACGAGGCGCTCTTGATCGCGTTCAATCACTGGAGAGAAGATTATCCGTTATTTGTCTCAGAACATGCAATATTGTTGGGCGCTGAAACAAGAACTTCCTCTCCTGTAAGAATTATGCGCAATGAAAAATATGAGTCAGTAAATATAAAGAACCTCTACCCTATCGGCGAAGGCGCAGGCTACGCAGGCGGCATAACGAGTTCAGCCGCTGATGCGATAAAGGCTGTGGAGTGCAGCTTGAAGGCATATTCATAGTTGTATTTGCTTACTCATACAACTATAATTTTCTTATTCCAGAAAATACGGGCGACAGTCTTTTAATTATCAGGCGAAGAATATCACCATGAAAGAATTTCTTGCGGCAGTATTTGGTCCCTCGGTTCAAGGTTTAGTACGCAGCCTCAGATTCTGCGCAGCGGCAGTTGCCCTGCATGGGATGCTCCTTTGGATCTCTACTGCAATTAAGTCTCTTTTCCCCGGCTTATTCGAACTGATAGGAGAAGTTTTTTTCTGGGTCATGGCGGTTCCTGCCTTGATCCTCAGCAGCCCCTTCACCTCTGTTCTTTGGAAGTTCGGGTTAATGAATGCCCCAGGATGGTTCGCATGGCCGAAGCCGATGGGCATTGCCCTCGCATATATGATATGGATTGCTGTTCTTATCGGCCTGGCTCAGGCAGTTCAACTGTGGATAAACAAAAATTAACTTGCCTGACGATGTGAGTTAAAGAGGCAGAGTTGTGCTTGTATTTTCCCATTCACACAACTATACTTTTCTTGTTACAAAAATACTAACAGCTGTCTAATAATTATTGGGCTAAGAAATCAAACATGAAACATTGGCTCATTTTTCGCTTGTCGGCAATGATCAGTATCTGTCTTGCATTGGTATCATTAGCGGGAGCAGAAACTCCTCCCGCCTGCGCTGTCCCAGGGCACGTGATCCGTTGGGAAGCAAGCTACTGTATGTTCCTTTCAGAGACAGACGACCTTGAGTTGGAATCTGTCCAGCAGTGTATGTCGCACTTCTCACTTCCGGGTTATGACGCCGGCATGAGTGAATGCGATCAGAAGACCTTACTGCGAAGAAAGCTCTGTGAACTGTTTATCGCAAGTCAATATTTCGAGGGTTCTCTTGAGGACTGTGAGAAATCCGAGAAAACAATTCCCACATTCGTGAGCAAAGATGATTAACGTTAAGAATACCGGCCAATCAAAAACAGGGGGTACAGTATGAGCAGTTTACCGAAATGTCCTAAATGCAGTTCAGAATACACTTACGAAGACGGAACTTTGTATGTCTGTCCGGAATGCGCACATGAATGGCCGCAAGATCCTATCGCAGAGAGCGCTGATGATAAACTTGTTGTTCATGATGCCTATGGAAATGTACTTCAAGACGGTGACGCCGTTACAGTGATCAAAGATCTGAAAGTAAAGGGGTCTTCATCGGTGGTCAAGGTCGGCACCAAAGTAAAAAGCATCCGCCTCGTCGAAGGCGACCATGATATCGACTGCAAGATCGACGGCATTGGAGCGATGAAGCTGAAATCAGAATTTGTAAAGAAGGCATAATGGTTAATGAATTGGTTTATAATGATCTACGCCGCCTGATATCAGAAAGCCGGCCTATATAAACATTTAAATGCATGGAGGTGTTATGGGAACAGCATCTATTATTTTGCTTATCATTGTGTCAGTCGTCGTACTTCTTGTAATTTATTGTATCGGCCTTTATAACAATCTGATCAAGTTAAGAAACATCTTTAAGAACGCCTTTGCGCAGATCGATGTTCAGCTTAAAAGGCGCTATGACCTGATACCGAATCTTGTAGAGACTGCCAAAGGATATCTGAAACATGAAAGAGAGACCCTCGAAGCTGTCATAGCCGCAAGAAACCAGGCAGCCTCTGCGTCACAAAAAGCCTCTGCTGATCCTGCTGACCCGAATGCCATAGCCGGACTGATGGGAGCTGAAAATATGCTGACCAGCACCCTGAACAAGCTCTTTGCGCTGGTTGAATCGTATCCTGACCTAAAGGCAAACCAGAACATGATGCAGTTGAGCGAAGAACTCACATCTACCGAGAACAAGATCTCATTTGCGCGTCAGGCCTTTAATGATGCAGTGATGCGGTTCAATACCGCCATAGAGGTCTTCCCTGCCGTGATGATTGCAAGTGCTTTCAACTTCATGCCCGCAACACTTCTTGAGATAGAGAAAACTGAGGAACGCCAGGCGCCAAAGGTCTCCTTCAGCTAACACTCCTGATGACATGAAGGATTTTTTCTACAGACAGGATGAGGCAAGAAAGAAGACTGCCAAGCTGATCATTCTCTTTGCGGCATCTATCCTCTTTACCGTCTTCTTCGTTTATATCGCCATAACAGCAGTCCATCAGTTCACATACTATCTTAAACATTATAAGAACATGAGTGATGCCCCGGTATTCTGGAGCACCATCAGGTTTATCACGGTCTCTATAATCACTACAGGCATAATTATCGGCGGGGCTATCTATAAGATAAAGGACCTGAAGAGCGGAGGCCGGAAGGTTGCCGAGATGCTTGGCGGCAGGCGTATAGTACACGGGTCAACAGACCTTATGGAAAAGAAGCTTATAAATGTCGTTGAGGAGATGGCAATAGCATCCGGCATCCCAGTGCCTGATATATATATTATGGATGACGAGGGAGGCATTAACGCCTTTGCATCAGGCTTCAATACTCAAGACGCTGTGATCTGTGTAACAAAAGGCAGCATCACCCTTCTGAGCCGCGACGAGCTTCAGGGAGTAATAGCCCACGAGTTCAGCCATATCTTCAATGGCGACACGCTGATCAATATCCGTTTGATCGGTTTACTGCACGGCATACTTTCCATCAGCTCACTCGGCGAATATATGCTTTCCAGAATCGGCAAAGGCAGCGGGTATCATTCTTATAGAGGCTCTCAGGGAGGCCTGGCCTTCTACGCGCTCGGCATAGCGCTATTTATAATAGGATACATAGGATTTTTTGTAAGCAAGATTATAAAGAGCGCTGTCTCCAGAGAGCGCGAGTATCTGGCAGACGCCTCTGCCGTTCAGTTCACCCGAAACCCGGAAGGCCTAGGCGGCGCGCTCAAAAAGATAGCCGGGCTCCGCCAAGGCTCAAGGATATATAGCCGCCAGGCATCACTTGCAAGCCATATGTACTTCAGTGACGGCCTTGACCAGAGTTTTTTAGCTCTTATGGCCACTCATCCTCCCATTGAAGAACGCATCCAGCGGATAGACCCGTATTTCAACGGAGTGCTGCCTGATATCAAACCTGTTCAAATCCCCAGGCCTGAACCTGTCAAAAAAGCCGAGCCTTTAATAGCGGTTCGGAAAGATGCGGTAAAAGAGGTTACCGGAGCTGCCGCCATTGCGATAATCTCAACTATGGGCGCCCCTATGAAGGAGCATGCTGATAAAGTAAAAGATATGCTCTCCGGCCTGCCTGAACCTGTAAAGGATGCGGCGCGTGACCCTCTCAGTGCGTGTGCCCTCATCTACCTTCTTCTTTCAGATGGGCAAAAAGGGATGAGTGAAAAACAGCTGCAGGCATTGCAAGCCTCAGAGTCAGAAGGCCTTCTGAATGAGGTAACAAGGCTGTCTGAATATTCCTCATCAATCACACCCGGAACCCGCCTGCCGCTTGTTGAGCTCGCGCTTCCAGCTTTAAGGAATCTTTCACCTGAACAATATCTTGTGTTTAAAGATAATGTCAGCCTCCTCACTACCGCTGACCAGAACATCAGTATTTTTGAGTTTATGCTAAAGCATCTTATTTTCCGTCACCTTGCTGCCTACTTTATAAGGACTAAGACAATGGCAGCACAGATTTATTCGGTCCGGGGCGTTTCAGCTGAATGCTCAATCGTTCTTTCCGTCTTGGCACGTTCAGGACATGATGACAACCAAAAAGCAGAAGCCGCCTTTAAAAAAGGCATTCAGACGCTTATACAGCCGGACGTTCAACTGAACTTTCTGCCAGTTGAAGAGTGTACATTCACCGGCCTTGATAATGCGCTCAACAAACTGGACACTACCAGTCCCCTGATAAAGAAGAAGCTGCTGGTCGCCTGCATTGAATGCATGACCTTTGATAAAACCATAAAGGTTGAAGAGTCTGAACTCTTCCGTGCAGTTGCTGATGCCCTTGGATGCCCGGTGCCGCCATGGTTATTGTTTCAGAAACGATATTCAAACTCATAACTCCCGACCGCCGCCACATTATGGCCTCACACATCAAGAGGAGGCCACATTACTTTCATTTACTGATTCTATTAAGGATATGAGCCTTTGCCTTCTCATGCTCAATGCCTTTGCCTTTATCGATCTGCTCCTCAGCTCTTTGAAGATCTTCAAGCAGCCTTTTAACCTGAAACTTCGGAACTACCTTTTTATTAAGCATAATTTGATTTGCCGTATATCATGGGTGTTTTAATATCCATGTTATACGGACGGCTGTATATGCTGGCTATTATGGGGTAAACACCGCCATTCTTCAAGATAAATCATTAACTACACCACTATATTTTGTGCTTGTGTTTTCTTATTCATACAACTATGATATTCATATTCCAGCAAATACGGACGGCAGTCTACTAATTGTTAGGCATCAACATATAGGCAATAACATATAGCCAATTATGGGAGTACAAGGCAAATAAAATGAGTGAGCAGACTGGATCAAATTCTGAAAGGGATACTTTGACACAATTGCAGTCTCTGTCGAATTCTAACAGAGGTATTACAATTGAAGAGATTGCCCCATTTCTTAAAAGTTTACCAGAGAACATATCAATGCCAGTATTGCATGCACTGATTAATTTAGGTTCAAATCAGGTAGGTATTTGGAAGTCTCAGTGGCTCTTCTCTTTTGCTAATTCACCAAATACTACGGCCAAAGCAGAGTCAGAGCGCTGGAGCAACGTGCGGGACAAATGGTTAGATTTGCTTTCGGAGCTGGCTCCTGATTTGAGAGAACTACTCCAGCGTCAAAATAAGTTAACTGAGTTTGGACACCATTTGACTAGGAGTCTAGATTACAACAAAACAAAACCCTTCAAAAGAATTACTTCGAGTATTTTATCGTATCTTTCAATGTTCATGGGTAAACTTGGATTCGACAAAATAGGAGAGAGACTATATGCGCGAGCACTGTTCCCTAAAGGCACAGTTGGCGGAAATTTATAAAATGCCTAACCATGCGCTGCAGATGAACGAGTACCACAGGACACTTTTTGGGGTAGCATTGTTATGAGGACTGCAAATCGGTTTGGACGCATGTTGTTATCTTACGGTGGTACTCGTCACTGAGCTTTACGTTATCCGTCTATAAAGTTATCGTTGGAGCGAGCGGCGGAGTTCCGAGATTTAAGAGCTGGTTGAGCTATCGATTTAAGAAGGTAGACGGAAGGGTTAGGATTTTATTCAAGCGGCTTTGCTGAGTAATTATAGAGTTGGAGTTAGATGGAGACCGCGCTTTTGAGAGGCTTTTTGCTGGAGTATAGCTGTTAAGTAATTATTACTGGTCTTTTGATTGATGACAGTTGATGGTTTTGAGGTAGAAGTCTTTACGGAGCAGTAAGCCGTTGTAAATTATTGGGTCCATCAGTTGTTGAGAGTTTCAGGTTAAGGCAAGGGGCATTTTAGTAATCGAGCAGTTGTAAAGAGCAAGGTTATTGATAGCCAATTTATTTAGTCATTCAGTAATTGAACGATGATAGATTAAAGAGCGGAAGTCTTTACGGGCAGCGAGCCGTTGTAACTTACAAGGCTTAAAAAAGTTCTGGACAAGAGCGGAGCAGATGCAATAGACTATTTGACAAAAGCACGGGGATAATCAAGCAGGGCTCACAGCAGACCATCAAAAAGCACAAACTCCCCAAGTTAAGACACAGGCAATAATAAAGACAATAAAGACAGAAGCTGAACGGATAACAAGGCGCTGCAGTGAAATCGAACCACAGGACACTTTTGGTGCGTGCGTTAGGTTTGAAGTCAGCAAATCAGTTTTTTGCAGTTTGATGAGATTCAGTGGCTCGATTCACTGAGCTTTACGTTCCCCTCACGGCATACCTGAATTGAACTCATAACTTCCGACCGCCGCCTTCTGCATTTTGACAAGATCATATCGATGATGATATCGTAATACTAAACATATCGATGGAGGTATTGGCATGCAATCAGTAACCGTATCACCAAAATATCAGGTCGTTATCCCAAAAACAGTACGGGAAGCATTGAATCTTCGTCCGGGCCAAAAAATGCAGATTGTCGAATATGCCGGGCGCATTGAACTTATACCGGAACGCGATATCAAAGAACTCCGTGGATTCCTTAAGGGCATCAATACGGAATTCAAACGGGAGAAGGACAGAGTATGAATATCGTAGATTCTTCCGGCTGGCTTGCGTATTTCGCGGACGAGCCTAATGCCAAGCATTTCCTTGCCCCGCTGAGTAATTCGGCTTTGCTTGTTGTGCCAACGGTAACGATATACGAGGTATTCAAGGTCATTCTTCGTGAGTCCGGCGAGAATGAAGCACTGCAGGCGGTGGTTGCTATGCAAAAAGGAACGGTTGTGGATCTGAATGCGCCATTGGCAATCGCCGCTTCAAAGCTGAGTTTGGAGCATAATCTTCCAATGGCAGACAGCATTATTCTCGCAACAGCGCAGGCATTCAAAGCCATCCTCTGGACTCAGGACTCAGATTTTAAAAAGATAAGCAATGTGAAGTATTTCCCCAAGAAATAATCTCGCCGCATCCTCTCGCGGCATACTCACATTAAACTCATAACTCCCGACTGCCGCCTTGTCCGCAATACCAACCTTCCACAATAGCTCGATCAGCTTTACCCTGAGGCCTGAAAGCCCCTTTTCCACTCTTCCGCCCTCTCAGGTGTCACTTCTTTTTAGCGCTTGATTGCAAAAAGAGATTATGCAAAACAGCAGCATTGCTATATGTACCATATTACGGTACACTATATTTATTATGAGAATATCTCTCGAAGTAATTAAAGATAAGTGCCGTCAGCAGAATATTACGCTCTCTGAACTGCTTAAACGGGCAGGAGTAAGCCGCAATGCGTTTTATTCATTGGCGCGTGAGGAGTTTGTTCTGCCTAAATCTATCCGGGCTGTTGCGAAGAGCCTGAATGTATCTCCTTCAGAATTTCTTACTGAAGATACCCCGGAGATGGAAAAGATGAAGCTTTTACTGAATAAAGTGGATGAGATAGCCGGGAAATACAAGAATATTGATAGGGACAATATCAGGCATACGTTATTATTAATGCGTGAACCGCCTATTGAATGTTTAAGGAGGGCCTTGACACGTGGCCGAAGACCTCATATTCACCAAAAGTGAAATTCGTTTTCTGCGCGAATTAGTCCGCTGCAAGGTTGACTTCATGATTATCGGACTGTCAGCGGCGGCTTTACAAAGTGCTCCGGTCGTTACTCAGAATATTGATCTTTGGTTTGCAGATTTAACCGACCCGCGCCTGACTAAAGCATTAAAAAAAGTAAAATCCATTTATATCCCTCCTATCGGAAACAACCCACCGATGTTCGCCGGAGACGATGCCGGGCTTTTTGACATTGTAACTCATGTGGATGGGTTAGGCGGATATGCCGAGATCAAGAAAAAGGCTATAAAAATAGCTTTGACTGATTTTAAAGTACAGGTACTGCCGCTTGAGTTGATCATTAAAAGCAAACAGGCAGCCGGCCGTTCCAAAGATAAACTCGTGCTGCCTGTGCTGAAGGATGTATTGAAGATAATTAAATCAGAAAAGAAATAATTCTGATCCTGTCATTGAACTCATACGTAACCCCTCACGGCATACTGACATTAAACTCATAACTCCCGACCGCCGCCTTGTCCGCGATACCAACCTTCCATAAAAGCTCAATAACTTTTGCCTTTGAAGCCTTGGGAACCATCACGATCAGCTTTGCACCGAGGCCTGAAAGCTTCTTCCACTCTTCCGCCTTCTCGGGAGTCACTGTCTTTTCTGTCTCAACCTGCATGATCGCAAGCACCATCCCGTGATTGCCGAGTATCAGATCAGGATACATACCCTTGAACTCGTTCTTCTCACCGCCCTCAAGATTTATCTTTACATCTGTGTAGCTCCTTGAGAGCTTCTGCCTGAGATATGATACAGCCCAGTCATGAAAGAGTTTGTCATTATCCATAGTCATTAACCTCACTTTGACGGATTTTTAAATTCTTAATTCTCCAACTCTGCCTCAATTTCCTCAATCGTAGGCAAATTGCCTTTCAGCTTCTTCGGTAAAGAACGGGTTAATTTTGTCTTCCACTCAGCTACGCCAATAGGTTTTTTAATATCACGCAAAGCATATTCGGCAAGAACCCTGTCTTTTGTAGCGCATAGAATAATCCCGATTGAAGGATTGTCTTCAGGGGCTTTCACAATATCATCGAGAGCCGACAGATAGAAGTTGATCTGCCGGTGATAAAGATCGTTTTCTATTTGCAGGACAAGAACATTCCGTGACCAACCGTTCTCTATGGTTTTCCGAATATACCATTCTCTTTCAGAAGAGTTTTTAACCTTGTCCAGCAGGGTAATATTGTGGTACCAGGTAATTTGTGCAAGCACCTCTTGCACAAATGCCTTATCCTTGTATAAAGCTGCAAAAGCACGCATATACTTTAGATTGCGCGGAGAAAAGCCAGACATATCGAAAAATTCACGTTTGAGGTCGGCAGCAAGGCGATCAATAACCTTTGCACCCCAGTTTTCCTTTGCCTGCCTTGTAAGAATTTCTTGTCCGATCTGCCAGTAAAGCAACACCAGTTCCCGGTTTACCGACAGCGCCGCTTTAAACTGAGCAGAACGTATCCGTTCTTTCAAAGCGCTCAACAGTTCCGCATACCCGGTCATTACCCGTTGTTTCAGAGCTTTATCAGGCCGCTTCTGTAATGTAGCGTCTTTTTGTTTCTCAATCTTCTTTTTCATATGGATGCCTAATTTTAATCAAACTGATTATAAACGGCAAGAAGAAAATATATAAGGACCCTGAAGACATTAGAGCAGAAGCATCAGGTTCCTCACCTCATCTTCCCAACTGCCAGCCTCTTTGAATTCACTATCCGAATATGTCGTTGCCTCATATCCTTCTTCGTTGAATGTAACAATTACCGCACCGTCTCTGTCAGTCCTTAATAACCTTGTCCCTGATTCAATGTATCTTCTGACCGTCTCTTCATGAGGATGATGGAAAGAGTTGTTTCTGCCGACGCTTGCAACTGCAAGCTCAGGCTTAACAGCATTGAGAAGCCCGATTGAGCTTGATGTCCTTCCTCCGTGATGCGGGACCTTGATGATATCACTTTTGAGCCATGCGCCAAGATGTGCGATATTATTTTCTGCTTCCTCCTCTATATCACCTGTAAATAGTACCGCCCCGCTGTCAGACTCTATCTTCAGCACCAACGACCCGCTGTTCTCATCTGAGAATTGCCCTCTTGGAGAGCCTGTATAAAAACCGGCATACGGATGAAGCACATAAATTTTATACCCCTTTCCTTCGAGAAGCTGGCCTCTCTTCAATGTCTTAACAATTATCTTTTTATCTTTGGCATTATCTATCAGGCCCGTTATCACATCTGATCCCCTGCCGCTTGTCCAGACTTCGCCTGCATCAAAGTTGTTGAGCAAACAAGAAATGCCGCCGTAATGGTCAGGATGAGTGTGGCTTATTACAAGGTAGTCTATCTTCCTTATTCCTTTAGACCACAAATAAGGCGCAACGACCATTCGGCCGGAATCAGGAGCAGTCGGCCCGCCGTCAATAAGCATAACTTTTCCATCCGGCAGTTCGATAAGAGAAGAGTCGCCCTGCCCTACATCCAGGAATGTTATCCTGAATCTGGCTTCAGACAAAAGAGGATTTAAGAGGTAAAAGGTTACAACAATAACGAGAGGGAAATATCTCCACCTCACACTGCTTTTAAGTAGAAATACACATGAAAGATAATAAAACATTATCATCAGGAACGACGGATTCGGAACGTGAATATTCGCATAAGGAATATTTGAAAAGATCTCCGTCAGATAGAGAGTAAAGCCGGTTGCAGTATTTAATAGCCAACTCAGCGGCAATGTTTGAAGATCAAACAGGAGAGATGCAAAACCCGTTAGAAATCCAAGCGGCAGTATTATGAAGCAGACGATAGGCGTAATGATCAGGTTTGTCAATGGTGATACCAGAGGGAACTGTTTAAAATATAACGCGATGAGAGGCGCTGTCCCCATGACAGCGGCGATGGTTATTAAGATTGACGACTTCAGGCTCTTCGCAAATTTATCAACGTAGAGAAATACTCTCTCTTTCTTCTCTGTTTTCTGACTATCTGTTGCCTGCTCTGTCTCTTCATTGTTTTCCATGATGAGCCCTAACGAAAGCACAGCGATGAATGAGAGCTGGAATGAAAGGCCAAAGAGTTCATCAGGTTGCCAAAGAAGTATAATGAACGCGGCGATAGAGAGCGAGTTTAGCCACTGCCCGCGCCTGCCGATCAAAAGCGCGAGCATATATATGAATGCCATGATAAAGGAACGGACAGCAGGAGCGCCTGCGCCTGCCAGCAGCATATAGAATACGAGCAGAGGCATCGTCACTATAACAGCCGCCTGAGTCGGCGTAATATATATGGTCATCGCCTTAAAGGCTTTATCAGGCAAAAATCCCGCTGACCTCTTCACAAACTGAAATATGAGAAAGGCGAGAAGGCCGAAGTGTGTGCCTGATATGCTCAGGAGATGCGTAAGCCCTGTGGAGCTGAAGTGGTCGAGCACATCCTGCCCCATCCCGCGCTTAAGCCCTGTGATTATCGCATTGTTAAATGACGCGTTATCATGCGAAAGGCTGGCATTGATAATGCCCCCGAGCCTCTGCCTCATTCTGCCTATCCATGAGAGAAAGCCTTTGCCTCTCCTGACAAGTTTAATTTCTTTGGTATAGCCCGTGCCTAATATACCGTCTTTCCTTGAGTTATATGAATATACACCGGGGTTGTGGAATACAGGGGGTTCTTTGGGTTTCGTAAAAGCCTTTACCACATCGCCGGTGAAGAGATATAAAGCACCCTCGCCCCTGGAGGGAGAGGGCAAGGGTGAGGGGGCTTTATTTATGATTGCCTTAATAATATAAAGCCTGACTTTTCCCATTATGGTTTTTCCGTTGATCGAGACATCATCTAAGGTGATGCGGAGATTATTATCAGATACTTCGGGAAGATCAACTATCGTGCCGCTGACAGATACATTATCCTGAGAGAACTTTATCTCAGGTATCGGGTCATAACGCAGTAATGAATAGAAGATACCGGAAAGAAAAAATAAAGCGGCGAGTAATATGGCCTTCTTATTATTACATCTGAGATAGAGACAACAGCCAGTTATTATAATTAAAGAATTAATTGTGAAAGGGAAGAACGGGAGGAAATGAAAATAGGCAATGCCTAAGATAAAGGCTGTTGCTGAAGATATCAACCCATCTCAGTCTTTATGACCTCTGCAACCTCCTCTGCTATTGTACGGATCTTCTTCATATCATCGCCCTCAACCATCACCCTGATCTTGGGGCCGGTTCCAGAAGGCCTTACCAGAATTCTGCCGCCCTTGAGCTTCTTCTCAGCCGCTTCAACAGCCTTAAGCACATTAGGGAACTTCTCTATCTTCTTTGCCTTCGGCACAGTGACATTTATAAGCACCTGAGGATAAATCGGCACTTGTGACGCAAGTTCTGAAAGAGACTTGCCGGTCTTTATCATAACGGCAAGCACCTGAAGGGCGCATATAGCGCCGTCACCGGTCGTGTTGTAGTCGAGAAATATTATGTGCCCGGACTGTTCTCCGCCGAGGTTATAACCGCCCTTTATCATCTCTTCAACAACATACCTGTCGCCTACCTGCGTCCTTATCAGGTCGATGCCTGATCTTTTCAGGTAAAGCTCAAAACCTAAATTGCTCATGACCGTGGCAACAACGAGGTTCTTCTTAAGCGTCCCTTCTTTCTTCATATCAAGGGCGCAGATCGCCAATATCTTGTCGCCGTCAACTATCTCTCCCTTTTCATCGCAGAGAATGACCCTGTCGCCGTCGCCGTCGTGTGAGATGCCTATATCAGCTTTGTGCTCAATGACCGCCTTCTGTATCACGTCAGGATATGTAGAGCCGCAGTCCGCATTTATATTAAGGCCGTCCGGCCTGTCATGGATCGCTATTACATGCGCTCCGAGTTCGCTCAGCACATGCGGGGTTATCTTGTAGGTTGCTCCATTGGCGCAGTCGACGACTACCTTCATGCCCTCGAGCGTCCTGCCCTTGGGAAAAGATGCCTTCACATATTCAATATACCTTCCTGACGCGTCATCCACCCTGTGCGCCTTGCCTATCCCGTCTCCCTCAGGCCTGATCTTCTTAAGCTCGTCTGAGAAGACCATCTCCTCTATCTCTCTTTCAACGCTGTCAGGGAGCTTGAAGCCGTCTGATGAGAAGAACTTTATCCCGTTATCATCATAGGGATTGTGTGAAGCTGATATGACTATACCCGCGTCCACCCTGAGGCTTCTTGCTACAAAGGCTATGCCGGGCGTGGGCATCGGGCCGACCAGGATAACATCCACTCCCATCGAACATATGCCTGATGTAAGCGCGCTCTCGATCATATAGCCTGAAAGCCTGGTGTCCTTGCCTATGAGTATCATGTCGCGGCCGTGCTTCTTCTTAAGGACATACGCAGCGGCGCGGCCGACCTCAAACGCTATCTCGCCGGTGATAGGAGGATGATTTGCCTTGCCCCTTATGCCGTCAGTTCCGAAAAGCTTCATCCTTTTTCTTCCTTCAGATTCCATGCGGCCTCCTAATT
Coding sequences:
- a CDS encoding type II toxin-antitoxin system VapC family toxin — protein: MNIVDSSGWLAYFADEPNAKHFLAPLSNSALLVVPTVTIYEVFKVILRESGENEALQAVVAMQKGTVVDLNAPLAIAASKLSLEHNLPMADSIILATAQAFKAILWTQDSDFKKISNVKYFPKK
- a CDS encoding DNA internalization-related competence protein ComEC/Rec2 — protein: MISSATAFILGIAYFHFLPFFPFTINSLIIITGCCLYLRCNNKKAILLAALFFLSGIFYSLLRYDPIPEIKFSQDNVSVSGTIVDLPEVSDNNLRITLDDVSINGKTIMGKVRLYIIKAIINKAPSPLPSPSRGEGALYLFTGDVVKAFTKPKEPPVFHNPGVYSYNSRKDGILGTGYTKEIKLVRRGKGFLSWIGRMRQRLGGIINASLSHDNASFNNAIITGLKRGMGQDVLDHFSSTGLTHLLSISGTHFGLLAFLIFQFVKRSAGFLPDKAFKAMTIYITPTQAAVIVTMPLLVFYMLLAGAGAPAVRSFIMAFIYMLALLIGRRGQWLNSLSIAAFIILLWQPDELFGLSFQLSFIAVLSLGLIMENNEETEQATDSQKTEKKERVFLYVDKFAKSLKSSILITIAAVMGTAPLIALYFKQFPLVSPLTNLIITPIVCFIILPLGFLTGFASLLFDLQTLPLSWLLNTATGFTLYLTEIFSNIPYANIHVPNPSFLMIMFYYLSCVFLLKSSVRWRYFPLVIVVTFYLLNPLLSEARFRITFLDVGQGDSSLIELPDGKVMLIDGGPTAPDSGRMVVAPYLWSKGIRKIDYLVISHTHPDHYGGISCLLNNFDAGEVWTSGRGSDVITGLIDNAKDKKIIVKTLKRGQLLEGKGYKIYVLHPYAGFYTGSPRGQFSDENSGSLVLKIESDSGAVLFTGDIEEEAENNIAHLGAWLKSDIIKVPHHGGRTSSSIGLLNAVKPELAVASVGRNNSFHHPHEETVRRYIESGTRLLRTDRDGAVIVTFNEEGYEATTYSDSEFKEAGSWEDEVRNLMLLL
- a CDS encoding AbrB/MazE/SpoVT family DNA-binding domain-containing protein, yielding MQSVTVSPKYQVVIPKTVREALNLRPGQKMQIVEYAGRIELIPERDIKELRGFLKGINTEFKREKDRV
- a CDS encoding alkylphosphonate utilization protein — its product is MSSLPKCPKCSSEYTYEDGTLYVCPECAHEWPQDPIAESADDKLVVHDAYGNVLQDGDAVTVIKDLKVKGSSSVVKVGTKVKSIRLVEGDHDIDCKIDGIGAMKLKSEFVKKA
- a CDS encoding DUF1016 domain-containing protein → MTGYAELLSALKERIRSAQFKAALSVNRELVLLYWQIGQEILTRQAKENWGAKVIDRLAADLKREFFDMSGFSPRNLKYMRAFAALYKDKAFVQEVLAQITWYHNITLLDKVKNSSEREWYIRKTIENGWSRNVLVLQIENDLYHRQINFYLSALDDIVKAPEDNPSIGIILCATKDRVLAEYALRDIKKPIGVAEWKTKLTRSLPKKLKGNLPTIEEIEAELEN
- a CDS encoding M48 family metallopeptidase, translated to MKDFFYRQDEARKKTAKLIILFAASILFTVFFVYIAITAVHQFTYYLKHYKNMSDAPVFWSTIRFITVSIITTGIIIGGAIYKIKDLKSGGRKVAEMLGGRRIVHGSTDLMEKKLINVVEEMAIASGIPVPDIYIMDDEGGINAFASGFNTQDAVICVTKGSITLLSRDELQGVIAHEFSHIFNGDTLINIRLIGLLHGILSISSLGEYMLSRIGKGSGYHSYRGSQGGLAFYALGIALFIIGYIGFFVSKIIKSAVSREREYLADASAVQFTRNPEGLGGALKKIAGLRQGSRIYSRQASLASHMYFSDGLDQSFLALMATHPPIEERIQRIDPYFNGVLPDIKPVQIPRPEPVKKAEPLIAVRKDAVKEVTGAAAIAIISTMGAPMKEHADKVKDMLSGLPEPVKDAARDPLSACALIYLLLSDGQKGMSEKQLQALQASESEGLLNEVTRLSEYSSSITPGTRLPLVELALPALRNLSPEQYLVFKDNVSLLTTADQNISIFEFMLKHLIFRHLAAYFIRTKTMAAQIYSVRGVSAECSIVLSVLARSGHDDNQKAEAAFKKGIQTLIQPDVQLNFLPVEECTFTGLDNALNKLDTTSPLIKKKLLVACIECMTFDKTIKVEESELFRAVADALGCPVPPWLLFQKRYSNS
- a CDS encoding LemA family protein, which encodes MGTASIILLIIVSVVVLLVIYCIGLYNNLIKLRNIFKNAFAQIDVQLKRRYDLIPNLVETAKGYLKHERETLEAVIAARNQAASASQKASADPADPNAIAGLMGAENMLTSTLNKLFALVESYPDLKANQNMMQLSEELTSTENKISFARQAFNDAVMRFNTAIEVFPAVMIASAFNFMPATLLEIEKTEERQAPKVSFS